Proteins encoded together in one Prochlorococcus marinus str. MIT 9211 window:
- a CDS encoding DUF2811 domain-containing protein, with protein MSDLSRLPIENTSTQAEESIVSFQAEIPLNLEMAMKRYIEMHPNWDQYRLVQAALAGFLVQNGVNSRPITRLFIENMFSNTSVNS; from the coding sequence ATGAGTGATTTGTCCAGATTACCTATTGAAAACACGTCTACTCAAGCTGAAGAGAGCATAGTTAGCTTTCAAGCTGAAATACCTTTGAATTTGGAGATGGCTATGAAAAGATATATCGAAATGCATCCAAATTGGGATCAGTATCGATTAGTACAAGCAGCATTAGCAGGCTTTCTTGTTCAGAATGGTGTTAACTCAAGGCCAATAACTCGCCTTTTTATTGAAAATATGTTTTCTAATACTTCTGTCAATAGTTAG